The Chryseobacterium nakagawai genome has a segment encoding these proteins:
- a CDS encoding mechanosensitive ion channel family protein has protein sequence MDDLQLNNIQKHWDTLISSAISWAPRIFTAIISALLIYLIGSWMIRMIKKLVAKGFKKRNMEASLQHFLLNIINWGLNILLFIVVVTQLGVQTSAFVAMIGAAGLAVGLALQGSLTNFAGGILILLLKPFKIGDFISTNSGVSGTVDAIDIFHTKLITPQNQLIIIPNGVVSNNSITNFTQLGTRRTSLDIGVAYDADLRQTKRVLMEMIVKNQYALAEPAPQVVVTTLGDSAINLSIRVSASTENFWKMNEELIIDCKEALDRAEIGIPFPQRDVHVYNK, from the coding sequence ATGGACGATTTACAATTGAATAACATTCAAAAACATTGGGATACCTTAATATCTTCAGCCATTTCATGGGCACCGAGAATCTTTACTGCAATTATTTCTGCATTATTGATTTATCTGATCGGATCATGGATGATAAGAATGATTAAGAAGCTTGTTGCGAAAGGTTTCAAGAAACGTAATATGGAAGCCTCTTTGCAGCACTTCCTACTTAATATTATCAATTGGGGACTTAATATTCTTCTCTTTATTGTAGTGGTTACTCAATTAGGAGTGCAAACTTCTGCCTTTGTAGCCATGATTGGTGCTGCAGGTTTAGCCGTAGGTTTGGCTTTGCAGGGATCTTTAACGAACTTTGCTGGTGGAATCCTTATTCTGCTGTTAAAACCATTTAAAATAGGAGACTTTATTTCTACCAATTCCGGGGTTTCCGGGACGGTAGATGCCATTGATATTTTTCATACAAAACTGATTACCCCACAAAATCAATTAATCATTATTCCTAATGGAGTTGTTTCTAATAACAGTATTACAAATTTTACCCAGCTTGGAACAAGAAGAACATCTCTGGATATCGGAGTTGCTTATGATGCAGATCTTAGACAGACAAAGAGGGTATTAATGGAAATGATCGTAAAGAATCAATATGCTCTTGCAGAGCCTGCACCACAGGTAGTTGTAACAACACTAGGTGATAGTGCAATCAACTTATCGATCAGAGTGAGTGCTTCTACCGAAAACTTTTGGAAAATGAATGAAGAACTTATTATTGATTGTAAAGAAGCTCTGGACAGGGCAGAAATCGGAATTCCTTTTCCACAAAGAGACGTACACGTTTATAATAAGTAA
- a CDS encoding SDR family NAD(P)-dependent oxidoreductase, which produces MNHNTSKTVLILGANSDVAKQCIIQYLKKGFSVIAASRNTKSLEDFITANALDQTKVMVLYFDAADFDSHQQFYHELPVKPHIAVYSAGFLVDNQKALRDFKGTKQMMEVNYMGGVSILNVIAMDKSNKNLERIIGLSSLSGVRGRKSNFVYGSTKAAFTQYLAGLRQELASRKITVNVLVIGYIRTKINEGLELNESLIMEPDYVAKFIVNAGNTFTIVPNFKWKIIYHILRLLPESLAAKLP; this is translated from the coding sequence ATGAATCACAACACCAGCAAGACTGTTCTCATTTTAGGAGCTAATTCAGACGTAGCAAAGCAATGCATCATTCAATACCTTAAAAAAGGATTTTCAGTAATAGCAGCCTCCAGAAATACAAAATCGTTGGAAGATTTCATCACTGCCAATGCTTTGGATCAGACTAAAGTTATGGTGTTGTATTTTGATGCTGCAGACTTCGATTCTCATCAACAATTTTACCATGAACTTCCTGTAAAACCTCATATTGCAGTATATTCCGCAGGTTTTCTTGTGGATAACCAAAAGGCTTTGAGAGATTTTAAAGGAACAAAACAAATGATGGAAGTCAACTATATGGGTGGAGTTTCCATTCTGAACGTTATTGCTATGGATAAAAGCAATAAAAACCTGGAAAGAATCATTGGATTGTCTTCATTATCGGGAGTAAGAGGAAGAAAAAGTAATTTTGTTTACGGAAGTACGAAAGCTGCATTTACTCAATATCTGGCTGGATTAAGACAGGAATTAGCTTCCAGAAAAATAACAGTAAATGTTTTAGTGATAGGGTATATTAGGACAAAAATCAATGAAGGATTAGAATTGAATGAGTCCTTAATCATGGAGCCTGATTATGTAGCGAAATTTATTGTGAATGCCGGAAATACTTTTACTATTGTTCCCAATTTTAAATGGAAAATTATTTATCATATCCTGCGACTTTTACCAGAAAGCCTGGCTGCAAAATTACCATAA
- a CDS encoding DUF4132 domain-containing protein translates to MEITKKLESKKLIKNFYEKQRKDLLEHSEQGTASSLFPDRPILTKEVGELGKLLKGKPNYFERVNLGSKEFEKLKEFVKPDIWEDQEYYNLLIYLFGDNANLVKYAWNKMPYKMYQSSYFRRSFRAPHSEHYVLLNQINLIRELMIFPCVYSYNGDENFNLSLEEQIIYDNEFVHNSSRFYVWSAAIDTGNTAIYQLIEDIIFNKHSEGKISQNIIKALLNSEQKKCWELVEKLLLAAQRQEGLRQTILEALDETSIGALEYMTNVIIEQKLTRFSSVVRAIDTWTGLGWEAEKESVIKNILSLADYYFKNPTEISSAVKSKNNNEVYMALWVQAVWDVEKTVPYLHELFDKGDTEKKCLAVKFATETADPYIQMPLYYKAVLDGNLEVLAFAGDPMSTLLGANTETKFFINNGDYPDFFEKLHELTQKIEVKEKKFEGKIFSWLNATFKKSDLYASMFYLVGEDTNKLDLLLSYFEQFDLSLRELLARNILREFYCYSLSYATGKKKLKVTASQKEFAFKILKDRGEALVASGINVLLQDPLNKEEIMVFFDLFKRKGGVLRKKLIELVLQQEDGVITPLVEELLNKGDLEQRAASLDIMLQLQKEKRVSTQITNWTQQYVERSKVTEREQGLLDQINPSGDHTVLSEDNGYGFYDPNIVSTFALPKVESNSVYALATEKDKYGFTKSLDDIKAAIKQLNDLFLQHKDHEYEADEWDGSVTTLLMGNTFRQIKRNTDGFTSEQLAENYPLHEIWEQWYLDSGLRPRDLFLLTLAESCDRKIFRDFMENYVFYYKDVLINPLKGRYAWENPIIMILQSLKDKFVFEERVDFALDAASTVFANLPESIINYKGKDSNDYYYQDQGNGWQKLDFFMPFLWAVPQMNLTDEQHIKQWNLYRWMQYNGLKENIKKSVPNFYFFCKAYELKLITKEELYEGILTADSAIRELTTVKINHYNKEKYLERFPFLKPMIAEIQEKFLDIELIRGDANTAVSHFVQDFQTIYGAQRFAQILKGLGKSGLYANYIYSYGHESMTKQKLFSKLISNSYPLETDTQKAFDEVMKKEKISELRLIQAAVYAPQWQSLVSNYLGWKGLDSAIWWMHAHTKTGAYEEQNAKLESEVAKYSSVDIQEFKDGAVDKDWFTKAYKELGKARWEMLYESAKYISDGNGHRRARLYSDTLSGSLKIKEVTAKVKDKRDQDYLRVYGLVPLSKTNPEKDVLGRYEYIQQFKKESREFGSMKQASEGLAIRVALENLARNAGYPDPIRLTWAMETKQIQSLLSKETQVTIDGVTVGLIIEDNGKAELVVFKDDKQLKSIPPKIKKDKTIVELTNNRKIMREQWTRSRKGLEEAMIRGDEFFLKEIKTLFEHPVIVKHLEKLIFISNDHKIGFYHDGSLVNAHGEIQELNEENTLRIAHCVDLHEHSVWSDYQHYCFKEKLIQPFKQIFRELYVPTPDELKEKSISRRYAGHQIQPKQTLALLKTRGWKVDYEEGLQKVYHKEGFQVKLYAMADWFSPADIESPTLETIEFHSLKDYKNIPFEKINPRLFSEVMRDVDLVVSVAHVGGVDPEASHSSIEMRAVLMKETARLFKLDNVRIEGSHVLVKGQMAEYSVHLGSAVVHQTPGRYLSILPVHSQHRGRLFLPFADDDPKSAEVLSKVLLLAKDNEIQDPTILSQIKQEYV, encoded by the coding sequence ATGGAAATCACAAAAAAATTAGAATCGAAAAAACTAATTAAAAACTTTTATGAAAAGCAGCGAAAAGACCTATTGGAACATTCGGAACAAGGGACTGCTTCTTCTCTTTTTCCAGACAGGCCGATTCTTACAAAAGAAGTAGGGGAACTAGGCAAATTGCTGAAAGGTAAACCTAATTATTTCGAGAGAGTAAATTTAGGTTCAAAAGAATTTGAAAAGCTTAAAGAATTTGTCAAACCTGATATCTGGGAAGACCAGGAGTATTATAACCTATTGATTTATCTTTTTGGAGACAATGCAAACCTGGTAAAATATGCATGGAATAAAATGCCTTACAAAATGTATCAGAGCAGTTATTTCAGACGTTCGTTCAGGGCTCCCCATAGTGAACATTATGTATTGCTTAATCAGATCAATTTAATCCGGGAACTGATGATATTCCCTTGTGTTTATTCTTATAATGGTGATGAAAATTTTAATTTGTCTTTAGAAGAACAAATTATTTACGATAATGAATTCGTTCATAATTCAAGCCGCTTTTATGTTTGGTCTGCCGCAATAGATACTGGAAATACAGCCATCTATCAACTGATTGAGGATATTATTTTCAATAAACATTCTGAAGGAAAAATCTCCCAGAATATTATTAAGGCTTTACTCAATAGCGAGCAGAAGAAGTGCTGGGAATTGGTAGAAAAACTTTTGCTGGCTGCTCAAAGACAAGAAGGTCTGCGTCAGACGATTCTGGAAGCTTTGGATGAAACAAGCATCGGGGCTTTGGAATATATGACGAATGTAATTATTGAGCAAAAACTTACCCGATTTTCATCTGTTGTAAGAGCTATAGATACCTGGACCGGTTTAGGCTGGGAAGCAGAAAAAGAATCTGTAATAAAGAATATTCTGTCATTGGCAGATTATTATTTTAAAAACCCGACAGAAATTTCATCAGCGGTAAAAAGTAAGAATAATAACGAAGTCTATATGGCCCTTTGGGTACAGGCAGTATGGGATGTTGAAAAAACAGTTCCTTATCTGCATGAACTATTTGATAAAGGTGATACGGAAAAGAAATGCCTGGCGGTTAAATTTGCTACAGAAACAGCTGATCCTTACATTCAGATGCCATTGTATTATAAAGCGGTATTGGATGGCAACTTAGAAGTATTGGCTTTTGCCGGTGATCCTATGTCCACATTACTGGGCGCTAATACAGAGACAAAATTTTTTATCAATAATGGAGATTATCCGGACTTCTTTGAAAAACTCCATGAACTGACGCAAAAGATTGAGGTAAAGGAAAAGAAGTTTGAAGGAAAGATATTTTCGTGGCTGAATGCTACTTTCAAAAAAAGTGATCTGTATGCTTCTATGTTTTATTTGGTAGGAGAGGATACCAATAAGCTGGATTTGCTACTTTCTTATTTCGAGCAATTTGACCTTTCATTACGTGAATTATTGGCCCGCAATATATTACGCGAGTTTTACTGTTATTCCCTGTCATATGCAACAGGAAAAAAGAAGCTGAAAGTAACGGCTTCCCAAAAAGAATTTGCTTTTAAAATTTTAAAAGACAGAGGAGAAGCACTGGTGGCCTCCGGAATTAATGTATTGTTGCAGGACCCTTTAAATAAGGAAGAAATCATGGTTTTCTTTGATTTGTTTAAAAGAAAAGGTGGAGTACTTCGTAAAAAGCTTATAGAATTAGTCCTTCAGCAGGAAGATGGTGTTATTACTCCATTGGTTGAGGAATTGTTGAACAAAGGAGACCTAGAACAACGTGCAGCTTCATTGGATATTATGCTTCAGCTTCAAAAGGAAAAAAGAGTATCCACCCAGATTACCAACTGGACTCAACAATATGTTGAAAGGTCAAAAGTAACAGAAAGAGAGCAAGGTTTATTGGATCAGATTAATCCATCCGGAGATCACACGGTTCTTTCTGAAGATAATGGATATGGTTTTTATGATCCTAATATAGTCTCAACGTTTGCGTTGCCAAAGGTAGAGTCAAATTCGGTATATGCACTGGCTACTGAAAAAGATAAATATGGGTTTACAAAATCTTTGGATGATATAAAAGCAGCAATAAAGCAGCTTAATGATTTATTCCTTCAACATAAAGACCATGAATATGAAGCTGATGAATGGGATGGCTCTGTAACAACTTTATTGATGGGGAATACTTTCCGTCAAATCAAACGAAATACAGATGGTTTTACTTCTGAACAATTGGCAGAAAATTATCCTCTGCATGAGATTTGGGAGCAATGGTATCTGGATTCAGGTTTACGGCCGAGAGATTTATTTTTATTGACATTGGCTGAGAGTTGTGACAGAAAAATTTTCAGGGATTTTATGGAGAATTATGTATTCTACTACAAGGATGTTTTAATAAATCCTCTGAAAGGAAGATATGCATGGGAAAATCCAATCATCATGATTCTGCAGTCGTTAAAGGATAAATTCGTATTCGAAGAGCGCGTAGATTTTGCATTAGATGCTGCCAGTACTGTTTTTGCTAATCTTCCTGAAAGCATTATCAACTATAAAGGAAAAGATAGTAATGATTATTACTATCAGGATCAGGGAAATGGTTGGCAGAAGCTTGATTTTTTCATGCCTTTCTTATGGGCTGTTCCACAGATGAACCTTACTGATGAACAGCACATCAAGCAATGGAATTTATACCGATGGATGCAGTATAACGGTTTGAAAGAAAATATTAAAAAATCTGTGCCTAATTTCTATTTCTTCTGTAAAGCATATGAATTAAAACTCATCACAAAGGAAGAACTGTATGAAGGGATTCTGACGGCTGATTCAGCAATAAGAGAACTTACAACGGTGAAAATTAATCATTATAACAAAGAAAAATATCTTGAGCGATTTCCTTTCCTGAAGCCTATGATTGCAGAAATTCAGGAAAAATTCCTTGATATTGAACTTATCCGTGGGGATGCGAATACAGCTGTATCTCACTTTGTACAGGATTTTCAGACGATATATGGTGCTCAGCGTTTTGCTCAGATTCTGAAAGGGCTTGGTAAATCAGGATTATATGCTAATTATATATACAGTTATGGTCATGAAAGTATGACCAAGCAAAAGCTCTTCTCTAAATTAATTTCGAATTCTTATCCTTTAGAAACTGACACTCAGAAGGCTTTTGATGAAGTCATGAAGAAAGAGAAAATTTCCGAGCTTCGTTTGATTCAGGCAGCGGTTTATGCGCCGCAATGGCAATCGCTAGTCAGTAATTATTTAGGATGGAAAGGCTTGGATTCTGCGATTTGGTGGATGCATGCTCATACCAAAACCGGAGCTTATGAAGAACAGAATGCAAAACTGGAAAGTGAGGTGGCTAAATATTCATCTGTAGATATTCAGGAGTTCAAAGATGGAGCTGTGGACAAAGATTGGTTTACAAAAGCCTATAAAGAATTAGGAAAAGCCCGGTGGGAAATGTTGTATGAATCTGCAAAATATATATCAGACGGAAACGGACACCGAAGAGCAAGGCTGTATTCCGATACTTTGTCCGGAAGTTTAAAAATCAAAGAAGTTACGGCTAAAGTTAAAGATAAACGTGACCAGGATTATCTTCGCGTATATGGTTTGGTCCCATTAAGCAAAACAAATCCGGAAAAAGATGTATTGGGCAGATATGAATATATTCAACAGTTCAAGAAAGAGAGTAGGGAGTTTGGTTCAATGAAGCAGGCTAGTGAAGGTTTGGCAATTCGTGTAGCTTTAGAGAATTTGGCTAGAAATGCCGGCTATCCTGACCCAATAAGATTGACGTGGGCTATGGAAACCAAACAAATTCAATCACTTCTCTCAAAAGAAACTCAAGTGACCATTGATGGAGTGACCGTAGGTTTAATCATAGAAGATAATGGAAAAGCAGAACTGGTGGTATTCAAGGATGATAAACAGCTGAAATCTATTCCTCCGAAAATTAAGAAAGATAAAACCATTGTAGAATTAACCAATAACCGTAAGATCATGCGTGAGCAATGGACCCGTTCCAGAAAAGGATTGGAAGAAGCGATGATAAGAGGGGATGAATTCTTCTTAAAAGAAATTAAAACCCTTTTTGAACATCCGGTTATTGTAAAGCACTTAGAAAAGCTTATATTCATTTCCAATGACCATAAAATAGGTTTTTATCATGATGGAAGTCTTGTTAATGCTCATGGTGAGATTCAGGAGTTAAATGAAGAAAACACTTTACGTATTGCCCATTGTGTAGATCTGCATGAACATTCAGTTTGGAGTGATTACCAACATTATTGTTTTAAAGAAAAACTAATTCAGCCATTCAAACAGATTTTCAGAGAGCTATATGTTCCTACCCCTGATGAATTGAAAGAGAAATCTATTTCCCGTAGATATGCAGGACATCAGATTCAGCCTAAACAGACTTTGGCATTGCTTAAAACAAGAGGATGGAAGGTAGATTATGAGGAAGGACTACAGAAAGTATATCACAAAGAAGGCTTCCAGGTGAAATTATATGCTATGGCAGACTGGTTCTCACCAGCAGATATAGAAAGCCCAACTCTGGAAACCATAGAATTTCATTCATTAAAGGATTATAAGAATATTCCTTTTGAAAAAATTAATCCAAGACTATTTTCTGAAGTAATGAGGGATGTGGATTTGGTAGTATCAGTGGCACATGTAGGAGGTGTAGATCCGGAAGCCAGTCATTCATCCATCGAAATGAGAGCGGTATTGATGAAAGAAACAGCACGTCTATTTAAATTAGATAATGTGAGAATTGAAGGATCGCATGTATTGGTAAAAGGTCAGATGGCTGAATATAGTGTACATTTAGGAAGTGCGGTTGTTCATCAGACTCCAGGCAGATATTTATCTATTCTTCCGGTACATTCTCAGCATAGAGGAAGATTATTTCTGCCTTTTGCAGATGATGACCCAAAATCTGCTGAAGTATTGTCTAAAGTTTTATTATTAGCCAAGGACAATGAAATACAGGATCCAACCATATTATCACAGATCAAGCAAGAGTATGTATAA
- the yajC gene encoding preprotein translocase subunit YajC, with protein sequence MLTLFLQAQPQGSSSMMLIMMGVMFVGFYFLMIRPQMKKQKQEKNFQEELKVGTRVVLTSGLHGRIAQVQDDGFIIETLSGKLKFEKAAVSREMTQSRFGDKAKTAEKSADNKETVTEEKK encoded by the coding sequence ATGTTGACATTATTTTTACAGGCACAGCCACAAGGTTCTTCATCTATGATGCTGATTATGATGGGTGTGATGTTTGTAGGGTTTTATTTCCTGATGATCAGACCTCAGATGAAAAAGCAAAAACAGGAAAAAAACTTTCAGGAAGAACTTAAAGTAGGAACTAGAGTAGTACTTACATCTGGTCTTCACGGAAGAATTGCTCAAGTTCAGGATGACGGTTTCATTATTGAAACATTATCCGGAAAGCTAAAGTTTGAAAAAGCTGCAGTTTCCAGAGAAATGACACAAAGCCGTTTCGGAGATAAGGCAAAAACTGCTGAAAAATCTGCAGACAACAAAGAAACAGTAACTGAAGAAAAGAAATAA
- a CDS encoding DUF1573 domain-containing protein, which produces MKKTLSIIALSIIGFGLVSCKKENKETQSPEAVATDSTAAGTPVTADSATSVTGEAPAAAVSNAPSTSVALSESAFDFGKIKKGDKVEHVYEITNTGKNPLIISEVKPGCGCTVPDFTKEPIMPGKKGKITLHFDSSSFDGNVQKSADVFANVEKSPIQLTFTANIQP; this is translated from the coding sequence ATGAAAAAGACGTTATCAATTATCGCCTTGTCAATTATAGGCTTTGGATTAGTTTCTTGTAAAAAAGAAAACAAAGAAACTCAAAGCCCTGAAGCTGTAGCTACTGATTCTACAGCTGCAGGAACTCCGGTAACAGCTGACTCTGCTACATCTGTAACAGGAGAAGCTCCTGCTGCTGCAGTTTCTAATGCTCCTTCTACTTCTGTAGCTTTATCTGAAAGCGCTTTCGATTTTGGAAAGATCAAAAAAGGAGACAAAGTAGAGCACGTATATGAAATTACCAATACAGGAAAAAATCCATTGATTATTTCCGAAGTAAAGCCTGGATGCGGATGTACTGTTCCTGATTTTACAAAAGAGCCTATCATGCCAGGTAAAAAAGGAAAAATTACATTGCACTTTGATTCTTCAAGCTTTGATGGAAACGTTCAGAAATCTGCTGATGTTTTTGCTAACGTAGAAAAGTCCCCAATTCAATTAACGTTCACTGCGAACATTCAACCATAA
- a CDS encoding transcription antitermination protein NusB: MLGRRQIREKVVQAVYSYYQNPVKFDVLEKNMFAGIEKIYYLYIYQLNFLVGLKELAEHQIEIGKNKYLKTDADINPNQKFINNQILLKLEENPERLFFTGQHKQLKWDMHDDLLVKTFQRITAGKRYQDFMKEEGFSFEEDQKFIGKLFLRYIAENDDFHDYLGDKELSWYDDIHIANSMVQKTIGFLREDEESRTLIKMIKDEDDKSFAAKLLKDTLNNWENNEKKLEERLENWDLERVSLMDKVILSTAISELDNFALTPSRVIINEYIEIAKVFATDRSNIFINGILDKYCKDQNRI; encoded by the coding sequence ATGTTAGGAAGACGACAAATTCGTGAAAAAGTAGTACAGGCGGTGTATTCATACTATCAGAACCCTGTAAAATTTGATGTTTTAGAGAAAAACATGTTCGCTGGAATAGAGAAAATCTATTATCTCTATATCTATCAGCTTAATTTTTTAGTAGGTCTAAAAGAATTAGCTGAGCATCAAATTGAAATCGGTAAGAACAAATACCTTAAAACCGATGCTGATATTAATCCTAACCAAAAATTCATCAATAACCAGATATTGCTTAAACTGGAAGAAAATCCAGAAAGATTATTCTTCACAGGTCAGCACAAGCAGCTGAAGTGGGATATGCATGATGATTTATTGGTAAAGACTTTCCAAAGAATTACTGCTGGAAAACGTTATCAGGATTTCATGAAAGAAGAAGGATTTTCTTTTGAAGAAGATCAGAAGTTTATCGGGAAATTATTTTTAAGATACATTGCTGAAAATGATGATTTCCATGATTACTTGGGAGATAAGGAACTTTCATGGTATGACGATATCCATATTGCCAATTCAATGGTTCAAAAAACAATCGGATTCCTAAGAGAAGATGAAGAGAGCAGAACTTTAATCAAGATGATTAAAGATGAAGACGACAAGAGCTTCGCGGCTAAATTATTGAAAGACACTCTGAATAACTGGGAAAACAATGAAAAAAAGCTAGAAGAAAGATTGGAAAACTGGGATCTTGAAAGAGTATCCCTGATGGACAAAGTGATCTTGTCAACGGCTATTTCAGAGCTTGACAATTTCGCCTTAACGCCTTCAAGAGTTATTATTAATGAATATATCGAAATTGCTAAAGTATTTGCTACAGACCGTTCGAATATCTTCATTAATGGTATTTTAGATAAATATTGTAAAGATCAAAATAGAATATAA
- a CDS encoding DUF3276 family protein translates to MSEYKERHENEIFTKVLKAGRRTYFFDVRETKAGDYYLTITESKKNFGENGEATFEKHKIYLYKEDFKSFQEMFNESTDFIINEKGEDVISEKHDKDFKSRSFTIDSDDEV, encoded by the coding sequence ATGAGTGAATACAAGGAACGCCATGAAAATGAGATTTTCACTAAGGTGTTAAAAGCAGGGAGAAGAACTTATTTCTTTGATGTGCGCGAGACGAAAGCAGGAGATTATTATCTTACAATCACTGAGAGTAAGAAAAATTTCGGAGAGAATGGGGAAGCTACATTCGAGAAGCATAAAATTTACCTTTATAAGGAAGATTTTAAGAGTTTTCAGGAGATGTTTAATGAGTCCACAGATTTCATCATTAATGAAAAGGGTGAGGATGTAATTTCAGAAAAACATGACAAAGATTTCAAAAGCAGATCATTCACAATAGATTCTGACGACGAAGTTTAA
- a CDS encoding ABC transporter ATP-binding protein, translated as MKALKTLNPYFWKHKILLFWGVLFIIASNFFNIYKVQFVGKSVDELTKSGNLGFNQQVLIYVGIIVGCSFLTGFFTFMMRQTIIVASRRIEYELKNKIYRHYQDLSLTDYKQTTIGDLMNRLSEDVVAVRMYLGPGVMYVANLIVLVLITAIYMVKTDASMTLWTLLPLPILSFAIYKVSSIINKKSKIMQKSQSAISTFVQDSFSGIRVVKFFAREKYIQKNYGIKVTDYQNKALDLAKTEAYFFTIILFVIGLLNVAVIWIGGTKYIAGELSIGKIADFFMYINTLIFPFSMVGWVTSVNQRAEASMQRINEFMDKKSEIINTNFETYPINGDIEFRNVSYVYPNTGIKALENLSFKIKAGESLAIMGKTGSGKSTIALLLCRLIDPTEGEILIDGKNLKEHNLENYRNFIGYIPQESYLFSDSIENNIGFAIDHPSHEKVIEYAQIADVHKNIVEFKEQYKTLVGERGVMLSGGQKQRICIARALIKDPNIIIFDDSLSALDTETEQNILENIDRKISNATSIIITHRESSAQKAHQIINLTEIANSVTA; from the coding sequence ATGAAAGCGCTAAAAACCTTAAACCCCTATTTTTGGAAACACAAAATACTTTTGTTTTGGGGGGTACTATTTATCATTGCCAGTAATTTTTTCAATATATATAAAGTTCAGTTTGTAGGAAAATCTGTTGATGAACTTACCAAAAGTGGAAATCTTGGTTTCAATCAACAGGTACTTATTTATGTGGGAATCATTGTAGGATGTTCATTTTTAACTGGATTCTTTACTTTTATGATGCGACAAACCATCATTGTTGCCTCCAGAAGAATTGAATATGAACTGAAGAATAAAATCTACAGACATTATCAGGATTTATCTTTAACGGATTATAAACAGACTACCATCGGAGATTTAATGAACAGATTAAGTGAAGATGTAGTGGCAGTAAGAATGTACCTTGGACCAGGTGTAATGTACGTAGCCAACCTTATTGTCCTCGTCCTGATTACGGCAATCTATATGGTAAAAACGGATGCTTCCATGACTTTATGGACCTTGCTTCCGCTTCCTATTTTATCTTTTGCTATTTATAAAGTAAGTTCGATCATCAATAAAAAGTCGAAGATCATGCAGAAAAGCCAATCTGCCATTTCAACTTTTGTACAGGACAGTTTTTCAGGGATCCGAGTGGTGAAGTTTTTCGCACGAGAAAAATATATTCAAAAAAACTATGGAATAAAAGTCACCGATTACCAAAATAAGGCACTTGATCTTGCTAAAACAGAAGCTTATTTCTTTACCATTATTCTATTTGTCATCGGTTTATTAAATGTTGCTGTTATCTGGATTGGAGGAACAAAATACATTGCGGGAGAATTAAGTATTGGTAAAATTGCTGATTTCTTCATGTATATTAACACTTTGATCTTTCCATTCTCTATGGTAGGATGGGTAACATCCGTAAATCAGAGAGCTGAGGCTTCTATGCAAAGGATCAATGAATTCATGGATAAAAAATCTGAGATCATTAACACCAACTTTGAGACTTATCCTATTAATGGAGATATAGAATTCAGAAATGTATCTTATGTGTATCCTAACACTGGTATTAAAGCATTGGAGAATTTGAGCTTTAAAATTAAAGCCGGAGAATCCCTTGCTATTATGGGAAAAACCGGAAGCGGAAAGTCTACTATTGCCTTGCTTTTATGCAGATTAATTGATCCTACTGAAGGGGAAATCCTGATTGACGGTAAAAATCTGAAAGAACATAATCTCGAGAATTACAGAAACTTCATCGGATATATTCCGCAGGAGAGCTACTTATTCTCTGATTCTATTGAAAATAATATCGGATTTGCTATTGATCATCCATCACATGAAAAGGTAATTGAGTATGCTCAGATTGCAGATGTTCACAAAAATATTGTTGAGTTTAAGGAGCAATATAAAACACTTGTGGGTGAACGCGGGGTAATGCTTTCAGGGGGGCAAAAGCAAAGAATTTGTATTGCCAGAGCCTTAATTAAAGACCCAAATATCATTATTTTTGATGATTCTCTGTCTGCTTTAGACACCGAAACAGAGCAGAATATTCTTGAAAATATTGATCGAAAAATCAGTAATGCGACCTCCATAATTATCACACACAGAGAGTCTAGCGCTCAAAAAGCCCACCAGATTATCAACCTTACCGAAATTGCTAATTCTGTAACCGCATAG